From one Caminicella sporogenes DSM 14501 genomic stretch:
- the rpsB gene encoding 30S ribosomal protein S2, translated as MSVISMKQLLEAGVHFGHQTRRWNPKMAEYIFTERNGIYIIDLQKTVKMMNTAYEFVKNLSAEGKKILFVGTKKQAQESIEKEAKRCGMYYVNQRWLGGMLTNYKTIKKRIERLVELENMEEDGTFDVLPKKEVIKLRHEKEKLEKFLSGIKEMNGLPDALFVVDPRKEKIAIKEAHILGIPIIAIVDTNCDPDEVDYVIPGNDDAIRAVKLITSKIADAVIEGRQGEQMEEDRQEE; from the coding sequence ATGTCAGTTATTTCAATGAAACAATTACTTGAAGCTGGGGTTCATTTTGGTCATCAGACAAGAAGATGGAATCCTAAAATGGCAGAATACATTTTTACAGAAAGAAATGGAATTTATATTATCGATTTACAAAAAACTGTAAAAATGATGAATACTGCCTATGAATTTGTTAAAAACTTATCTGCAGAAGGTAAGAAAATCCTTTTTGTAGGTACAAAGAAGCAAGCTCAAGAATCTATTGAAAAAGAAGCAAAAAGATGTGGAATGTATTATGTTAATCAAAGATGGTTAGGTGGAATGCTAACTAACTACAAGACTATTAAAAAGAGAATTGAAAGACTTGTTGAGCTTGAAAACATGGAAGAAGATGGAACTTTTGATGTTCTTCCTAAGAAAGAAGTTATCAAATTAAGACATGAAAAAGAAAAATTAGAAAAATTCTTAAGTGGTATTAAAGAAATGAATGGATTACCAGATGCTCTATTTGTTGTAGATCCACGTAAAGAAAAAATTGCTATTAAGGAAGCTCATATATTAGGTATTCCTATAATTGCTATAGTAGATACTAACTGCGATCCTGATGAAGTTGATTATGTAATTCCAGGTAATGATGATGCAATAAGAGCTGTAAAATTAATTACATCAAAAATTGCTGATGCGGTTATTGAAGGAAGACAAGGAGAGCAAATGGAAGAAGATAGACAAGAAGAATAA
- a CDS encoding DUF342 domain-containing protein, with the protein MSDVNLKFNLDEEEKKCDSNLCQIIVDISDDYYKAYITVKKENEEANITKEDIYKALEEKKVVYGIDHNLIESIVRSPDIADKIAIAQGKRHKNGKDGRIIFNIDTTDSLKPQMLPNGKVNYKNLHFVKQVSKGDILARKINPTRGENGITVTGRTIKAKHGKDIKFKAGKNVSISNDGTLLIADIDGIVKIIDEKINVIEVLEINKDVGVSTGNISFSGKVIVKGNVQQGYTIKSNDDIEIYGIVEGAEIISMESVIIHKGIHNSSKVYAEKDVKSCFVENSKIEAKGDVTCDYVMHSNILCNGKMHVNKKKGIVVGGFIKARKGVNAKVIGSNIGTITKVEVGIDEELLNEYKSIKDRIKSIEENIKKLNKIIEILEVQNELSEHSKEELQKTLSTRDKYIDEMNNLQDKLDYLNLTIRELKDSKVQAKIVYPGVKLKINNSYHNVRDVLENVTFMKENGEIRFFHY; encoded by the coding sequence TTGAGTGATGTTAATCTAAAATTTAATTTAGATGAAGAGGAAAAAAAGTGCGATAGCAATTTATGTCAAATAATTGTAGATATATCTGATGATTATTACAAAGCTTATATAACTGTAAAAAAAGAAAACGAAGAAGCAAATATTACTAAAGAAGATATATATAAAGCTTTGGAAGAAAAAAAGGTTGTGTACGGAATTGATCATAATTTAATTGAGTCTATAGTACGCAGTCCAGATATAGCAGATAAAATTGCCATTGCACAAGGTAAAAGGCATAAGAATGGTAAAGACGGTAGGATTATTTTTAATATAGATACTACTGATTCGCTTAAACCACAGATGCTGCCAAATGGAAAAGTGAATTACAAAAATTTACATTTTGTCAAACAAGTTTCTAAAGGTGATATTTTGGCTCGAAAAATTAATCCAACTCGAGGAGAAAATGGAATTACTGTAACTGGCAGAACGATAAAAGCAAAACATGGAAAAGATATTAAATTTAAAGCAGGAAAAAATGTTTCTATTTCAAATGATGGTACTTTGTTAATTGCTGACATTGATGGTATAGTTAAAATTATTGATGAAAAAATCAATGTTATTGAAGTATTAGAGATTAATAAAGATGTTGGTGTATCAACGGGTAATATATCTTTTTCTGGGAAAGTCATAGTAAAAGGTAATGTTCAGCAAGGGTATACCATTAAAAGCAATGATGATATAGAAATATATGGAATTGTAGAAGGTGCTGAAATAATTTCAATGGAAAGTGTTATCATTCATAAGGGAATTCATAACTCTTCAAAAGTTTATGCTGAAAAAGATGTAAAGAGCTGTTTTGTTGAAAATTCTAAAATTGAAGCAAAAGGTGATGTTACATGTGATTATGTAATGCACAGCAATATTTTATGTAACGGTAAAATGCATGTAAACAAAAAAAAGGGAATTGTTGTCGGAGGTTTTATAAAGGCAAGAAAAGGAGTTAATGCTAAAGTAATAGGTAGCAATATAGGAACTATTACGAAAGTTGAAGTTGGAATAGACGAAGAATTATTAAATGAATACAAATCTATAAAAGATAGGATAAAATCGATTGAAGAAAATATAAAAAAGCTGAACAAAATAATTGAAATCTTAGAAGTGCAAAATGAATTATCAGAACATTCTAAAGAAGAATTACAAAAAACTCTATCTACAAGGGATAAATATATAGATGAAATGAATAATTTACAAGACAAACTTGATTATTTAAATTTAACTATTAGAGAGTTAAAAGATTCTAAAGTTCAGGCAAAAATAGTATATCCAGGAGTAAAATTAAAAATTAACAATTCTTATCATAATGTAAGAGATGTTTTAGAAAATGTTACTTTTATGAAAGAAAATGGGGAGATTCGTTTTTTTCATTATTAA
- a CDS encoding DUF6115 domain-containing protein has product MLNYIFFSIGIIIIFLSLLLIKKEIFENYSGNNLVHDEKYLTDTSNVDSLESIDFLETINSIENIINELNISFKETVDEIEKKYTYLEKNIEKLNTKLNENKKLLDNNINKIENSVELSKLAYKNITKDNTMEDDNYKQEIKEDIIKINDTDSKDEKRKKVLNLKQKGYTTSQIAKILNMGFDEVQFILSINKK; this is encoded by the coding sequence ATGCTTAATTATATATTTTTTTCAATAGGCATCATAATAATATTTTTATCATTATTATTAATTAAAAAAGAAATTTTTGAAAATTATTCAGGGAATAATTTGGTACATGATGAAAAGTACTTAACAGATACGTCAAATGTTGACAGCTTAGAAAGCATAGATTTTTTAGAAACTATTAATTCAATTGAAAATATAATAAATGAGTTAAATATTTCTTTTAAAGAGACTGTTGATGAAATAGAAAAAAAATATACTTATTTGGAAAAAAACATTGAAAAATTAAATACTAAGTTAAATGAAAACAAAAAATTATTAGATAATAATATAAATAAAATTGAAAATTCAGTTGAATTATCTAAATTAGCTTATAAAAATATTACAAAAGATAATACTATGGAAGATGATAATTATAAACAAGAGATAAAAGAAGACATTATAAAAATTAATGATACCGATAGTAAAGATGAAAAGAGAAAAAAAGTTCTTAATTTAAAACAAAAAGGATATACCACATCACAAATAGCTAAAATATTAAATATGGGTTTTGATGAAGTTCAATTTATTTTGAGTATAAATAAAAAATAA
- the pyrH gene encoding UMP kinase, with the protein MRPKYKRIILKLSGEALAGEKGFGIDQTTIELIAKQIKEITELGVQVAVVVGGGNFWRGRSSKGMDRTTADYMGMLATVINSLALQDALENINVLTRVQTAIEMRQIAEPYIRRKAIRHLEKGRVVIFAAGTGNPYFSTDTTASLRAAEIEAEVILLAKKVDGVYDSDPMENPNAKKFEKLTYIEVLNRGLKVMDSTATSLCMDNKIPIIVFSLREPENIKKVILGENIGTYVKEDRLCD; encoded by the coding sequence GTGAGGCCAAAATACAAAAGAATTATTTTAAAGCTAAGTGGTGAAGCCTTAGCTGGAGAAAAAGGTTTTGGTATTGATCAAACCACTATAGAATTAATAGCTAAGCAAATTAAAGAAATTACAGAACTTGGTGTTCAAGTTGCAGTTGTCGTTGGTGGAGGTAATTTTTGGCGAGGAAGAAGTAGTAAAGGCATGGATAGGACTACAGCGGACTACATGGGAATGTTAGCTACTGTCATTAATTCCTTGGCCTTACAGGACGCTTTAGAAAATATAAATGTTCTAACTAGAGTTCAAACTGCTATAGAAATGAGACAGATAGCTGAGCCATACATAAGACGTAAAGCAATTAGACATTTAGAAAAAGGACGTGTAGTAATATTTGCTGCTGGAACAGGTAATCCATACTTTTCTACTGATACGACAGCTTCACTAAGAGCGGCTGAAATAGAAGCTGAAGTAATTTTATTAGCTAAAAAAGTAGATGGAGTTTACGATAGCGATCCAATGGAAAATCCAAATGCTAAGAAATTTGAAAAGCTTACTTATATCGAAGTATTAAATAGGGGTTTAAAAGTAATGGATTCAACTGCAACTTCACTTTGTATGGATAATAAAATACCTATTATTGTATTTAGTTTAAGAGAACCTGAAAATATTAAGAAAGTTATTTTAGGAGAAAATATTGGAACATATGTGAAGGAGGATAGATTATGCGATTAG
- the frr gene encoding ribosome recycling factor gives MRLEVHNNLEEKMQKSIKVLKEELVSIRAGRANPALLDRIEVEYYGSKMPLKQIANISAPEPRLLVIQPYDASSISSIEKAIEQSDLGINPSNDGKVIRLSIPMLTEERRKELLKIVKKTGEEAKVAIRNERREANDKLKKMHKNNELTEDDLKRAEDEVQKLTDKYISIIDELVSKKEKEIMEV, from the coding sequence ATGCGATTAGAAGTACATAACAATTTAGAAGAAAAAATGCAGAAATCTATTAAAGTTTTAAAGGAAGAATTAGTGAGTATAAGAGCAGGTAGAGCTAATCCTGCATTATTAGACAGAATAGAAGTGGAATACTATGGTTCTAAAATGCCGCTTAAACAAATTGCAAATATAAGTGCTCCAGAACCTAGATTATTAGTTATTCAGCCATACGATGCAAGTTCTATATCTAGTATAGAAAAAGCAATAGAACAATCAGATTTGGGAATTAATCCTTCTAATGATGGAAAAGTTATTCGCTTATCAATTCCTATGTTAACAGAAGAAAGAAGAAAAGAATTATTAAAAATAGTTAAGAAAACTGGAGAAGAAGCAAAAGTAGCTATTAGAAATGAACGTAGAGAAGCAAATGATAAATTAAAGAAAATGCATAAAAATAATGAACTAACTGAAGATGATTTAAAAAGAGCAGAAGATGAAGTACAAAAATTGACAGATAAATATATTAGTATTATTGATGAATTAGTATCAAAAAAGGAAAAAGAAATTATGGAGGTATAG
- a CDS encoding isoprenyl transferase, with protein sequence MFKKLFRSSKSSSKANIDFSNLPKHIAIIMDGNGRWARSKNLPRVAGHKAGVEALRDIIKTSSNLGIKYLTLYAFSTENWKRPREEINALMELLVIYLRREAKELHKNNVVINVLGDISKLPETAISEINKATALTSNNTGLVVNIALNYGGRHEILRAVKNICKDVVNNKIDFDKIDEAVFSNYLYTKNIPDPDLIIRTSGEIRLSNFLLWQAAYSEFWFTDVYWPDFSSKHFIEAIIDYQSRKRRFGGIK encoded by the coding sequence ATGTTCAAAAAATTATTTAGAAGTAGTAAATCTAGCAGTAAAGCAAATATTGATTTTTCAAATTTACCAAAACATATAGCTATTATTATGGACGGAAACGGAAGGTGGGCAAGAAGTAAAAACTTACCTAGGGTAGCAGGACATAAAGCAGGTGTAGAAGCTTTAAGAGATATTATAAAAACTTCATCAAATTTAGGAATAAAGTATCTTACACTTTACGCGTTTTCAACAGAAAATTGGAAAAGACCTAGAGAAGAAATTAATGCATTAATGGAGCTATTAGTGATATACTTAAGAAGAGAAGCAAAAGAACTTCATAAAAACAATGTAGTTATAAATGTTTTAGGAGATATATCTAAACTGCCTGAAACTGCTATCAGTGAAATAAATAAAGCTACTGCGCTTACATCTAATAATACAGGATTAGTAGTAAATATAGCCTTGAATTATGGAGGAAGACATGAAATACTAAGAGCTGTAAAGAACATATGCAAAGATGTGGTAAATAATAAAATAGATTTTGATAAAATAGATGAAGCAGTATTTTCAAATTATTTATATACTAAAAATATTCCTGATCCAGATTTGATTATTAGAACAAGCGGTGAAATAAGATTAAGTAATTTTTTACTGTGGCAGGCAGCTTATAGTGAATTTTGGTTTACCGATGTATATTGGCCTGACTTTAGTTCAAAACATTTTATTGAAGCAATTATAGATTAT